The Leucoraja erinacea ecotype New England chromosome 29, Leri_hhj_1, whole genome shotgun sequence genome has a window encoding:
- the ticam1 gene encoding TIR domain-containing adapter molecule 1 translates to MAEDCDRTPSLDDVFDILSGVPEARLFSLWYKFTPGNSKASMSHRHLYSIVSFFLKKDKEAERVARSVLKERSTNKSALCIYNRVQGLVDAASREKRPPENSNKDLSVEDGRLLADLALMFGVLVEENLCSPSIRNRACRAAIRAIKSNKQDCNMELREVVEKFRIQFGFLDFDGEDGNAEISALKSMEEPVQGRLTTMAFRTNPMTNLSQIVINPPCTSAMTLPSHFEISASPTASFITNLSPDELELSNPDDCTINSANFNTVGSNNDNLPSSDNCLASGKQIHDTGDQHRGEQDLNSLCSAQLSSGDNVIKVGPSQCTGKTSSDQIVTSKSKMSQEPTEGNGKDTNSISYDPSQKTSELKASYRSNSSESPSAKSSSLGEPPEVTESFEDIFYPFVVLHVPEDIEIAEEVRDKLESLGVKGTTIDHLAVPGRSPIKCIEDAINNSAFTILLLTNNFNTRWADYEANVTLMHSINNEHKYNTVVPLLPMKNSLRTERIPFALRGIISLNENSSHFEKHVKNIFKSKVLEKHRRGWLQQQRQKQIHSNTNRIKQDLQDTRETISNERKYMDLINQLNELKKHCPNIQPTFVSNQGNIQGQPMLHPPLYPGSSTLPMPPVSPNQLYSNILTPSLFPFTNPSSGPGGQNIAVTNPSPQRGQGTNIIQIHHVKNVQIGDSNQMTITECIENSESTDDDEEEEEEEESVNHRHI, encoded by the coding sequence ATGGCAGAGGATTGTGATCGTACCCCATCCCTTGACGATGTCTTTGACATTTTGTCCGGAGTTCCAGAAGCAAGGCTGTTCAGCTTGTGGTACAAATTTACTCCTGGCAACTCAAAAGCTTCCATGTCACACCGCCACCTTTATAGCATTGTATCATTTTTCCTGAAAAAGGATAAAGAGGCTGAGAGAGTAGCACGGTCTGTGCTAAAGGAGCGATCCACAAACAAATCTGCTTTGTGCATTTACAACAGAGTTCAGGGTTTAGTTGATGCTGCAAGCAGGGAGAAGAGACCACCCGAAAATTCAAACAAAGATCTTTCTGTCGAAGACGGACGTTTGCTTGCAGACTTGGCTTTGATGTTTGGAGTGCTTGTGGAGGAAAATCTATGCAGTCCCTCCATACGGAATCGAGCGTGTCGAGCTGCTATCAGAGCGATCAAGTCCAACAAACAAGACTGCAACATGGAACTTCGGGAGGTTGTTGAAAAATTTAGGATACAATTTGGCTTCCTGGATTTTGACGGTGAAGATGGAAATGCGGAAATATCAGCTCTGAAGTCAATGGAAGAGCCAGTCCAAGGCAGGTTAACAACTATGGCATTTAGAACTAATCCGATGACTAATTTGAGTCAAATAGTAATTAACCCACCTTGTACGTCAGCAATGACACTGCCCAGCCATTTTGAAATCAGTGCGTCTCCGACTGCATCATTTATTACCAATCTCAGCCCAGATGAATTAGAATTGTCAAACCCTGACGACTGTACAATTAATTCTGCCAATTTTAATACTGTTGGCTCAAATAATGATAATCTTCCATCTTCTGACAATTGCTTGGCAAGTGGTAAGCAGATCCACGATACTGGGGATCAGCATCGAGGAGAGCAGGATCTGAACTCACTTTGTTCAGCCCAACTTTCATCGGGAGACAACGTGATTAAAGTGGGGCCAAGTCAATGTACTGGAAAAACAAGCAGTGATCAGATAGTCACTTCAAAGTCAAAAATGTCACAGGAACCGACCGAAGGGAATGGAAAAGATACCAATTCAATTTCATATGATCCTTCTCAGAAAACAAGCGAACTAAAGGCAAGCTATCGGTCCAATTCATCTGAAAGCCCTTCGGCTAAATCCAGCTCTTTAGGAGAGCCTCCTGAGGTAACGGAGAGCTTTGAGGACATATTTTACCCTTTTGTTGTCTTGCATGTCCCAGAGGATATTGAAATCGCAGAAGAGGTGCGGGATAAACTGGAATCTTTGGGGGTAAAAGGCACAACAATTGACCACCTCGCTGTTCCGGGAAGGTCCCCGATAAAATGCATTGAGGATGCAATCAACAACTCTGCTTTCACAATCCTCCTCCTCACAAACAATTTCAACACACGATGGGCTGACTATGAGGCCAATGTTACTCTTATGCATTCGATCAATAATGAacataagtacaatacagtggtgccACTGTTACCGATGAAAAACTCATTACGAACAGAAAGGATTCCTTTTGCACTTCGTGGAATCATAAGTTTGAATGAGAATTCCAGCCACTTTGAAAAgcatgtgaaaaatatttttaaaagcaaGGTACTTGAGAAGCACAGAAGAGGTTGGCTTCAACAGCAAAGACAAAAGCAGATTCATTCAAACACAAATCGGATTAAACAGGACCTTCAGGATACCCGGGAAACAATATCAAACGAAAGGAAGTATATGGATCTAATTAATCAACTAAATGAGTTGAAGAAACATTGTCCTAACATCCAGCCAACATTTGTGTCCAATCAGGGCAATATCCAGGGTCAGCCAATGTTGCATCCACCTCTGTACCCAGGATCTTCTACACTACCCATGCCACCAGTGTCACCCAACCAACTGTACAGCAACATACTCACACCATCACTGTTTCCGTTCACCAACCCCAGCAGTGGCCCAGGAGGTCAGAATATAGCAGTCACCAATCCCTCGCCACAGCGTGGACAAGGTACGAACATAATTCAGATTCACCATGTCAAAAATGTCCAGATAGGGGACTCCAACCAGATGACAATTACAGAATGCATCGAGAACAGTGAAAGCACAGAtgatgatgaggaggaggaggaggaggaagagagtgtGAACCATAGacatatttaa
- the LOC129711272 gene encoding arrestin domain-containing protein 5-like, whose protein sequence is MGTVSMLVPIPKVTKLELIFKDIIYMAGDTVNGRVILELNDPLYLYSVKLKISGKGFVEWIGESDASLEYNRKIHCSNKEDYIHHTVTLWGADYDAEGLEQVLREGTHDFQFSYKLDNSLPSTFTGKHGKIRYYVRALCTATIGTIAQVEKDLKVQEAYNLNIDPSNKLPMLFSVEKVISYWCWKSPGININVSVGKRGFVPGDDIIITTEISNQTGRHLRLITYAIAAEIKYKAFVQEAFCDHYRELIEKSDLRKMEAVIEAPPKQSTKILGSLQLPKPMFISDMSKCKIISVSYQLEVAIPIPTHRITVSTTAPIKIGTTLVNFTL, encoded by the exons ATGGGAACAGTTTCTATGCTTGTCCCCATACCAAAAGTCACAAAATTGGAACTGATATTTAAAGATATAATTTATATGGCCGGTGACACAGTCAATGGGAGAGTAATCTTGGAGTTGAATGATCCTTTGTACCTTTATTCGGTGAAACTGAAGATATCAGGCAAAGGATTTGTGGAGTGGATTGGGGAATCCGATGCGAGTCTAGAATACAACAGGAAAATCCACTGCAGTAATAAAGAAGATTATATTCATCACACCGTCACATTGTGGGGAGCAG ATTATGATGCGGAAGGATTGGAACAGGTCCTTCGAGAAGGCACACATGACTTCCAATTCAGCTATAAACTAGACAATTCTCTTCCATCCACCTTTACTGGCAAACATGGCAAGATCCGTTACTATGTCCGAGCACTATGCACAGCCACCATAGGAACCATTGCGCAGGTGGAAAAAGATTTGAAAGTACAGGAAGCATACAACCTTAACATTGACCCCAGTAATAAG CTTCCTATGTTATTTTCAGTTGAGAAAGTCATCTCATACTGGTGCTGGAAGTCGCCAGGGATTAACATAAATGTCTCGGTGGGCAAGAGAGGATTCGTCCCAGGTGATGACATCATTATCACAACTGAAATAAGCAACCAAACAGGAAGACACCTCCGGCTAATAACGTACGCCATTGCTGCTGAGATCAAGTACAAAGCATTTGTTCAGGAGGCCTTTTGTGACCACTATCGGGAGTTAATTGAGAAAAGCGATCTGAGGAAGATGGAAGCAGTAATTGAGGCACCGCCTAAACAGAGCACGAAAATTCTTGGATCCTTACAGCTCCCTAAACCAATGTTTATCAGCGACATGTCAAAATGTAAGATTATATCAGTGTCATACCAACTGGAAGTAGCAATCCCAATTCCAACGCATCGAATCACGGTTAGCACTACAGCTCCCATTAAGATTGGAACAACTCTTGTCAACTTCACTCTGTAG